One genomic segment of Pseudomonas fortuita includes these proteins:
- a CDS encoding FAD binding domain-containing protein, producing MTPFSYHKPASVSEAVNLADACSHFIAGGTNLVDLMKENVVRPERLIDISGLGLNGIHVTPGGGVFIGARLSNADLAWHPLIEQHYPLLSDAILAGASPQLRNMASTGGNLLQRTRCYYFYDTGTPCNKREPGSGCPARAGMNRIHAILGASDACVATHPSDMCVALAALEAVVHVQGRSGERQIPFADFHCLPGYTPERDNQLAFDELVTGIELPPPVFERHYRYLKIRDRASYAFALVSVAAALNFDGDVIQQARLALGGVAHKPWRDPAVERLLAGQVPSEALFNRAAQTLLQGAQPLSHNGFKVTLAQRAIVRALDDAARGAANGGARP from the coding sequence ATGACGCCCTTCAGCTACCACAAGCCCGCCTCAGTCAGCGAAGCGGTGAACCTGGCTGACGCCTGTTCGCACTTCATCGCCGGGGGTACCAACCTGGTCGACCTGATGAAGGAAAACGTGGTGCGCCCCGAGCGCCTGATCGACATCTCCGGCCTTGGGCTGAACGGCATTCACGTTACCCCTGGCGGCGGCGTATTCATCGGTGCGCGGTTGAGCAATGCCGACCTGGCCTGGCACCCGTTGATCGAGCAGCATTATCCACTGTTGTCAGACGCGATCCTGGCGGGGGCATCGCCGCAGTTGAGGAACATGGCCAGCACCGGTGGCAACTTGCTGCAACGTACCCGCTGCTACTACTTCTACGACACCGGCACCCCCTGCAACAAGCGCGAACCGGGCAGCGGATGCCCTGCGCGTGCAGGCATGAACCGCATCCATGCCATTCTGGGTGCCAGCGATGCCTGTGTCGCGACCCATCCCTCGGACATGTGCGTGGCATTGGCAGCGCTCGAAGCCGTAGTGCACGTACAGGGGCGGTCCGGCGAACGGCAGATACCCTTCGCGGATTTCCATTGCCTGCCCGGTTACACCCCCGAGCGCGACAATCAACTGGCATTCGATGAGCTGGTGACAGGCATCGAGCTGCCGCCCCCGGTGTTCGAACGCCATTACCGTTACCTGAAAATACGCGACCGCGCTTCCTACGCGTTCGCGCTGGTGTCAGTCGCTGCAGCCTTGAACTTCGATGGCGACGTGATCCAGCAGGCGCGCCTGGCGCTGGGCGGCGTTGCCCACAAACCCTGGCGGGACCCGGCTGTGGAGCGCCTGCTGGCCGGCCAGGTGCCTTCTGAAGCGCTCTTCAACCGCGCCGCGCAAACGTTGCTGCAAGGCGCACAACCCCTGAGCCACAACGGTTTCAAGGTAACGCTCGCCCAGCGAGCAATCGTGCGGGCATTGGATGACGCGGCGCGCGGCGCCGCTAACGGGGGGGCACGGCCATGA
- a CDS encoding (2Fe-2S)-binding protein, producing MSAISPNGAEEHPLRLTLNGHPRTLQVHPWTTLLDLLREQLDLVGTKKGCDHGQCGACTVLRDGKRVNACLTLAIMCDGAELVTIEGLANGDVLHPMQRAFITHDAFQCGYCTPGQICSAVGLVHEGRADTREAIREHMSGNLCRCGAYGNIVAAVEEALPLMTDSAQPPRGQHP from the coding sequence ATGAGCGCGATCTCTCCCAATGGGGCTGAAGAACACCCCCTCCGCCTGACCCTCAATGGTCATCCCCGAACACTGCAGGTGCACCCCTGGACCACCTTGCTCGACCTGCTGCGTGAGCAGTTGGACCTGGTCGGCACCAAGAAGGGCTGTGACCATGGCCAGTGCGGGGCCTGCACCGTGCTGCGCGATGGCAAGCGCGTCAATGCTTGCCTGACGTTGGCCATCATGTGCGACGGGGCTGAGTTGGTAACCATCGAAGGGCTGGCCAACGGCGACGTTCTGCACCCCATGCAGCGTGCATTCATCACTCACGATGCGTTCCAGTGCGGTTACTGCACCCCGGGGCAAATCTGCTCTGCGGTCGGGCTGGTTCACGAGGGACGTGCCGACACCCGCGAGGCCATTCGCGAGCACATGAGCGGCAATCTTTGCCGCTGCGGCGCCTACGGCAACATCGTCGCTGCGGTAGAAGAAGCCCTGCCGTTGATGACGGACAGCGCCCAACCACCACGAGGGCAGCACCCATGA
- a CDS encoding thiamine pyrophosphate-requiring protein, translating into MTGTVGDFLVERLYQWGVRRIFGYPGDGINGVFGALSRANGKIEFIQARHEEMAAFMASAHAKFTGELGVCIATSGPGASHLLTGLYDARMDHQPVLAIVGQQARAALGGHYQQELDLLSMFKDVAGAFVQQASTPEQVRHLLDRAVRTAVGERRVTAVILPNDLQDLPYNEPPRAHGTVHSGIGYSKPRVLPFDEDLQRAAAVLNAGRKVAILVGAGALQATEQVMAVAEQLGAGVAKALLGKAVLPDDLPWVTGSIGLLGTEPSYQLMSECDTLLMIGSGFPYSEFLPNEGQARGVQIDLQPDMLSLRYPMEVNLVGDASETLRALLPLLEYKTERRWRDKVQTWRAQWDKTVAKRALVKADPINPQRVVHELSPRLPDHAIITSDSGSCANWFARDLQIRQGMQCSLSGGLACMGAAVPYAIAAKFAHPQRAVVALVGDGAMQMNNLAELITVAKYWQQWDNPQWICAVFNNEDLNQVTWEQRVMEGDPKFEASQSIPDVPYHLFAISIGLQGIYVDREEDVAAAWERALAADRPVLIEFKTDPNVPPLPPHIKLEQAKKFASALLKGDPDQAGIIVQTAKQVLGSVLPGKK; encoded by the coding sequence ATGACCGGCACGGTAGGCGACTTTCTGGTGGAGCGTTTGTATCAATGGGGCGTGCGGCGCATCTTCGGTTACCCCGGCGACGGCATCAATGGCGTGTTCGGCGCGCTGAGCCGGGCCAACGGCAAGATTGAATTCATCCAGGCCCGGCATGAGGAAATGGCCGCCTTCATGGCCAGCGCCCATGCCAAGTTCACCGGCGAGCTTGGTGTTTGTATCGCGACCTCCGGCCCGGGCGCCTCGCACTTGCTGACCGGGCTGTACGATGCACGCATGGACCATCAGCCAGTGCTGGCCATCGTCGGTCAACAGGCCCGTGCAGCACTGGGCGGCCACTACCAGCAGGAGTTGGACCTGCTGTCGATGTTCAAGGATGTCGCCGGTGCGTTCGTCCAGCAGGCTTCCACGCCAGAACAGGTGCGCCACCTGCTCGACCGTGCGGTGCGTACGGCCGTCGGCGAACGCCGGGTCACCGCTGTTATTCTGCCCAACGACTTGCAGGACCTGCCCTACAACGAACCCCCGAGGGCTCACGGTACGGTGCACTCAGGCATCGGCTACAGCAAGCCGAGGGTGTTGCCGTTCGACGAAGACCTGCAGCGCGCCGCCGCTGTACTCAACGCCGGGCGCAAAGTGGCGATACTGGTGGGTGCCGGCGCCCTGCAGGCGACTGAGCAGGTAATGGCGGTCGCCGAACAACTCGGCGCTGGCGTGGCCAAAGCGCTGCTGGGCAAGGCTGTGCTACCGGATGACCTGCCGTGGGTCACCGGGTCGATCGGCCTGCTCGGCACCGAACCCAGTTATCAGCTGATGAGCGAATGCGACACCCTGCTAATGATCGGCTCCGGCTTCCCTTATTCCGAGTTTCTGCCCAACGAAGGCCAGGCACGAGGCGTGCAGATCGACCTGCAACCCGACATGCTCAGCCTGCGCTACCCGATGGAGGTCAACCTGGTCGGCGATGCCAGCGAAACACTGCGCGCACTGTTGCCGTTACTTGAATACAAGACCGAACGGCGGTGGCGCGACAAGGTCCAGACCTGGCGTGCGCAGTGGGACAAGACCGTGGCCAAGCGCGCCCTGGTCAAGGCTGACCCGATCAACCCGCAACGTGTAGTGCATGAGCTGTCCCCTCGCCTGCCCGACCACGCCATCATCACCAGCGATTCCGGCTCCTGTGCCAACTGGTTTGCCCGCGACCTGCAGATTCGCCAGGGGATGCAGTGTTCGCTGTCCGGCGGCCTGGCTTGCATGGGCGCAGCGGTGCCCTACGCGATTGCAGCCAAGTTCGCCCACCCGCAACGGGCTGTGGTTGCCCTGGTGGGCGATGGGGCGATGCAGATGAACAACCTCGCCGAACTGATCACCGTGGCCAAGTACTGGCAACAGTGGGACAACCCACAATGGATTTGTGCTGTGTTCAACAATGAGGACCTCAATCAGGTGACGTGGGAGCAACGGGTCATGGAGGGCGACCCCAAGTTCGAAGCGTCGCAGTCGATCCCTGACGTGCCCTACCATTTGTTCGCCATTTCCATTGGCCTGCAAGGCATCTACGTAGACCGCGAAGAGGATGTTGCCGCTGCATGGGAGCGCGCGTTGGCTGCGGATCGGCCGGTACTAATCGAGTTCAAGACCGACCCGAACGTGCCGCCCCTGCCACCGCACATCAAGCTGGAGCAAGCGAAGAAGTTTGCCAGTGCCTTGCTCAAGGGCGACCCCGACCAGGCGGGCATCATCGTCCAGACAGCCAAGCAGGTGCTCGGCTCGGTACTACCAGGCAAAAAGTGA
- a CDS encoding bifunctional diguanylate cyclase/phosphodiesterase has protein sequence MDVLADNEMSTRSHVVGQLILVFSLILLLALLLGLFSLYRLAEALDVQQMEQSRFHADSAINQLQRNDRTFLLTHADWQAAYDHLGRQVDAHWAYIEDNVGATLFTSDGYEGVYVLDDDGTRYAMLEGQLSERGLEQLTDSTGKILHLARQAAQHDQATSGYIMFRGLPSLYSAALIRPQAQPHHLPEPTAVMVFIRVLSPKLLWELGKSAGLSGVAVSDSTEQRKGRGALALEGIGRALTWDLPQPGSQLIKTVITPLAIAVLLIALTIALFARYAMRASTRIDRSHRALEISRAALQSSEERFKAVAEAASDWIWETDVLLRLTYLSDRFSELTGHPVDVWRQRPITELLSCDTSHLQTWLHSLAATGSSGTLRCQYQDHLGQQRICTIASRAIVDQSVCTGFRGTCSDITDEVAAHAHIQHLSLHDALTGLPNRNKLFRFLEQTITGTGPLQVALLILDLDNFKPINDSLGHPAGDAVLLEVAGRLSQVTRESDLVARLGGDEFIVVVTRPGDHKDMDRFCIRLIEAIRRPMQVEGHSVQVGVSLGVVMSAEYPGTPTDLIRYADVALYSAKQAGKNTWRFFSAQLNAALMDKRVLESELRDGIPRGELVLHFQPRFKVDGVSLASAEALVRWQHPRLGLLRPDRFIPLAEESDLIVLLGNWVLQEACDKARGWPQAVMVSVNMSPAQFSRSDVVRDVGDALRTTGLPAHRLELEITENVMLNDVEGALHTMQALKELGVRLNMDDFGTGYSSLGYLRTYPFDSIKIDKRFVQHLGKSGSDRSVVQAIINLGNAMGMTVTAEGVETAEQLALLSDDQCHEVQGFLLSKPLENEALIGMMREQLSYP, from the coding sequence ATGGACGTGCTTGCTGACAATGAAATGTCGACCCGTAGTCATGTGGTGGGGCAACTCATCCTGGTGTTCTCCCTGATCTTGTTGTTAGCCCTGTTGCTGGGGCTGTTTTCCCTCTACCGCCTCGCCGAGGCGCTCGATGTTCAACAAATGGAGCAAAGCCGTTTCCATGCTGATTCGGCCATCAACCAACTGCAGAGGAACGACAGGACGTTTCTGCTGACCCACGCCGATTGGCAGGCCGCCTACGATCACCTGGGGAGACAGGTCGACGCGCATTGGGCATACATCGAGGATAATGTAGGAGCCACGCTCTTCACCTCCGATGGGTACGAGGGGGTATACGTGCTCGATGATGACGGTACCCGGTACGCCATGCTGGAAGGTCAGCTCAGCGAGCGGGGGCTTGAGCAGCTAACCGACAGTACTGGCAAGATCTTGCACCTTGCTCGCCAAGCCGCGCAGCATGACCAGGCGACTTCGGGATACATCATGTTTCGTGGCCTGCCATCGTTGTACAGCGCTGCACTGATACGTCCACAGGCCCAACCCCACCACCTGCCGGAACCTACGGCGGTGATGGTATTCATTCGTGTTCTTTCGCCTAAGCTGCTGTGGGAACTGGGCAAGTCGGCGGGGTTGTCCGGCGTGGCTGTAAGCGATTCGACCGAGCAGCGTAAAGGGCGCGGTGCTCTTGCACTCGAAGGCATCGGTCGCGCCCTTACCTGGGATTTACCGCAGCCTGGTTCCCAATTGATCAAGACAGTCATCACGCCCCTCGCTATCGCTGTGCTCCTGATTGCGCTGACCATTGCCTTGTTTGCACGCTATGCGATGCGGGCCAGCACCAGGATCGATCGTAGCCACCGTGCGCTTGAGATCTCCAGAGCTGCCCTGCAATCGAGTGAAGAACGCTTCAAGGCCGTGGCCGAAGCCGCGTCGGACTGGATCTGGGAAACCGATGTGCTCCTGAGACTAACCTACCTGTCGGACCGGTTTAGCGAACTGACCGGGCATCCTGTCGACGTATGGCGACAGCGCCCGATTACCGAGCTGCTGTCGTGTGATACCAGCCATCTCCAGACCTGGCTTCATAGTCTGGCTGCGACAGGCTCTTCCGGTACCCTACGCTGCCAGTACCAGGATCATCTTGGCCAACAGCGTATTTGCACAATCGCTTCCCGCGCAATCGTGGATCAGAGCGTCTGTACCGGATTTCGTGGCACTTGCAGCGACATCACCGACGAAGTAGCCGCACATGCCCACATTCAGCACCTCTCCTTGCACGACGCCCTTACCGGGCTGCCGAATCGCAACAAGCTGTTCCGGTTCCTCGAACAAACCATTACCGGCACTGGCCCCCTCCAGGTAGCACTGCTGATACTGGATCTTGATAATTTCAAGCCGATCAACGACAGCCTGGGGCATCCGGCCGGCGATGCGGTGTTGCTCGAGGTGGCCGGCCGCCTAAGTCAGGTTACTCGCGAGAGTGACCTTGTCGCCCGCCTGGGAGGCGACGAGTTCATCGTCGTAGTGACACGGCCAGGGGATCACAAGGACATGGACCGATTCTGCATCCGCTTGATCGAAGCAATCAGGCGACCCATGCAAGTCGAGGGGCATAGTGTTCAAGTGGGTGTGAGTCTTGGTGTCGTGATGTCGGCCGAGTATCCCGGTACGCCAACCGATTTGATCCGCTACGCTGACGTGGCCCTTTACAGCGCCAAGCAGGCGGGCAAAAACACCTGGCGCTTTTTTTCGGCGCAACTGAATGCAGCATTGATGGACAAGCGTGTGCTGGAAAGCGAACTACGCGACGGCATACCACGTGGCGAGCTTGTGCTGCATTTCCAGCCGCGCTTCAAGGTCGACGGGGTCTCGCTCGCCTCGGCTGAGGCCCTCGTGAGGTGGCAACACCCACGCCTGGGTCTGCTGCGCCCGGATCGGTTCATCCCGCTGGCCGAAGAGTCAGACCTGATCGTGTTGCTTGGCAACTGGGTGTTGCAGGAAGCCTGCGATAAAGCCCGCGGCTGGCCGCAGGCAGTGATGGTGTCGGTAAACATGTCGCCGGCCCAGTTCAGCCGCAGCGATGTCGTTCGCGACGTCGGAGACGCATTGCGCACCACCGGCCTGCCGGCCCATCGCCTGGAACTGGAAATTACTGAAAACGTCATGCTCAATGACGTTGAAGGCGCTCTGCATACCATGCAGGCACTGAAGGAGCTAGGCGTGCGCCTGAACATGGACGACTTCGGGACCGGTTACTCCTCTCTGGGTTACCTACGTACCTACCCGTTCGACAGCATCAAGATCGACAAGCGCTTCGTCCAGCATCTGGGCAAGAGCGGCAGTGACCGTAGCGTGGTCCAGGCCATCATCAATCTTGGCAACGCAATGGGTATGACGGTAACTGCCGAAGGTGTCGAGACCGCTGAGCAACTGGCCCTCCTTAGCGATGACCAATGCCATGAAGTGCAAGGTTTCCTGCTCAGCAAACCGCTGGAAAACGAAGCGCTGATAGGGATGATGAGAGAGCAGTTATCATACCCCTGA
- the chrA gene encoding chromate efflux transporter, producing MAETTSAVSKQPPSQATLQPISLYEAFLFWLKLGFISFGGPAGQISIMHQELVERRRWISEKRFLHALNYCMLLPGPEAQQLATYIGWLMHRTWGGVIAGALFVLPSLFILIGLSWVYVAFGEVPVVAGIFYGIKPAVTAIVLHAAHRIGSRALKNAWLWAMAGASFVAIFALNVPFPLIVLVAAIIGYVGGRFAPGKFVIGGGHGGAKNSYGPALIDDDTPTPEHARFSLRHLVCLLLIGAGLWVLPLGLLSLSFGWDGTLTQMGWFFTKAALMTFGGAYAVLPYVYQGAVGHYGWLTPTQMIDGLALGETTPGPLIMVVAFVGFVGGYVNPMFGSEHPFLAGAVAASLVTWFTFLPSFLFILIGGPLVESTHNAIKFTAPLTGITAAVVGVILNLALFFGYHVLWPKGFGGALDWPCAAIAAAAAIALFRFKRGVIEVLFACALAGLAVHLWRA from the coding sequence ATGGCTGAGACCACCTCTGCAGTGAGCAAGCAGCCGCCATCGCAAGCGACTCTGCAGCCGATTAGCCTCTATGAAGCCTTCCTGTTCTGGCTCAAATTGGGCTTCATCAGTTTTGGCGGGCCCGCCGGGCAGATCTCGATCATGCACCAGGAGCTGGTTGAGCGCCGGCGGTGGATCAGCGAGAAGCGGTTTCTGCACGCGCTGAACTACTGCATGTTGCTGCCTGGCCCTGAAGCTCAGCAGCTGGCCACTTACATCGGCTGGCTGATGCACCGCACATGGGGCGGGGTAATTGCCGGCGCGTTGTTCGTGCTACCTTCGCTGTTCATCCTGATCGGTTTGTCGTGGGTCTACGTCGCTTTTGGCGAAGTACCGGTAGTCGCAGGGATTTTCTATGGCATCAAGCCGGCGGTGACGGCGATTGTCCTCCACGCAGCCCACCGGATTGGCTCGCGAGCCCTGAAGAATGCTTGGCTGTGGGCCATGGCCGGCGCCTCGTTCGTGGCGATCTTCGCCCTCAACGTGCCGTTCCCGCTGATCGTGCTGGTGGCTGCCATCATCGGCTACGTGGGTGGTCGCTTCGCCCCAGGCAAATTCGTGATCGGTGGCGGTCATGGGGGCGCGAAGAACAGCTATGGCCCTGCCCTGATCGATGACGATACCCCAACACCCGAACATGCCCGTTTCAGCTTGAGGCATCTGGTATGCCTGCTGCTGATAGGTGCTGGGCTCTGGGTCCTGCCCCTGGGACTTCTGTCACTGTCGTTTGGCTGGGACGGCACCCTGACGCAGATGGGCTGGTTCTTCACGAAGGCCGCACTGATGACTTTTGGCGGTGCATATGCGGTATTGCCCTATGTCTACCAAGGCGCTGTAGGGCACTACGGGTGGCTGACACCCACCCAGATGATCGATGGTCTCGCCTTGGGAGAAACCACACCGGGGCCACTGATCATGGTGGTCGCCTTCGTCGGCTTCGTCGGTGGCTACGTCAATCCGATGTTCGGGAGCGAACACCCATTCCTTGCTGGCGCCGTCGCGGCGAGCCTCGTCACCTGGTTCACCTTTTTGCCGTCTTTCTTGTTCATTCTCATCGGTGGGCCATTGGTAGAGTCGACCCACAACGCGATCAAATTTACCGCACCGCTGACAGGGATCACGGCCGCAGTAGTGGGCGTGATCCTGAACCTCGCCCTGTTCTTCGGCTATCACGTGCTCTGGCCGAAAGGCTTTGGTGGAGCGCTTGACTGGCCATGCGCGGCTATTGCGGCTGCAGCTGCGATTGCTTTGTTCCGCTTCAAGCGGGGCGTGATCGAAGTGCTGTTCGCTTGCGCCCTGGCCGGCCTGGCAGTTCACCTGTGGCGGGCATGA
- a CDS encoding chromate resistance protein ChrB domain-containing protein, protein MLDWSLLILGLPTANATERMRAWRTLKASGAAVLRDGVYLLPEKSVGREAFQAVQRDVLAINGTAFLLSLSEREERFSGLFDRSDEYEKLLEEIAGWRADLSPDNALQIARQVRKLRKAFGQLAAIDFFPGVLKAQADLALQALETSISRALSPDEPRAHDEAISQLERSEYQGRRWATRKRPWVDRLACAWLIRRFIDPDARFIWLDSPGDCPSDALGFDFDGAMFSHVGHRVSFETLIESFAVQQPGLARLAGVIHYLDVGGYQPSEAPGIERVLAGLRESIGDDDQLTMVAGGIFDGLLTAFAIEETPNG, encoded by the coding sequence ATGCTTGATTGGTCGCTTTTGATCCTTGGTTTGCCCACGGCGAACGCTACCGAGCGAATGCGCGCTTGGAGAACCCTGAAGGCCTCTGGTGCGGCAGTTTTACGGGATGGCGTATACCTGCTGCCTGAAAAAAGCGTGGGCCGTGAAGCGTTTCAAGCCGTGCAGCGAGATGTGCTGGCCATCAACGGCACGGCATTTCTGCTGTCGCTGTCTGAGCGCGAGGAGCGTTTCAGCGGGCTATTCGACAGAAGCGATGAGTACGAAAAGCTGCTGGAGGAAATTGCAGGCTGGCGGGCTGACCTGTCCCCGGATAATGCACTGCAGATAGCCCGGCAGGTGCGCAAGCTCAGGAAGGCTTTCGGTCAGTTGGCGGCGATCGACTTCTTCCCAGGCGTGCTCAAGGCACAAGCCGATTTGGCCCTGCAGGCGCTTGAGACCTCGATTAGCCGTGCACTGTCCCCCGATGAGCCGAGGGCACACGATGAGGCCATCAGCCAGCTGGAACGCAGCGAATACCAAGGTCGCCGATGGGCAACGCGAAAGCGCCCATGGGTAGACCGGTTGGCATGTGCCTGGCTGATCCGTCGCTTCATCGATCCCGACGCCCGATTCATTTGGCTGGACAGTCCAGGTGACTGCCCAAGCGATGCGCTCGGCTTCGATTTTGATGGGGCCATGTTCAGCCACGTCGGCCACCGTGTTTCCTTCGAAACCCTCATTGAGAGCTTTGCCGTTCAGCAGCCAGGCTTGGCACGCCTGGCAGGTGTTATCCACTACCTGGATGTTGGGGGATACCAACCTTCCGAAGCACCCGGTATCGAGCGTGTCCTCGCCGGCCTGAGAGAGAGCATTGGCGATGACGATCAACTGACAATGGTCGCCGGAGGCATCTTTGATGGCCTGCTGACGGCTTTCGCGATTGAGGAAACCCCAAATGGCTGA
- a CDS encoding glutathione-independent formaldehyde dehydrogenase — protein MKAIVYNGPRDVAVKDVPDAKIEKPTDVLVRITTTNICGSDLHMYEGRTSFEAGRVFGHENLGEVIEVGAGVDRVKVGDRVCLPFNIGCGFCENCEKGLTGFCLTANPGAAGAAYGFADMGPYQGGQAELLRVPYADFNCLILPEDAQEREDDYVMLSDIFPTGWHATELAGLLPGESIAIYGAGPVGLMAAHSAIIKGASQVFVIDNQPDRLQLAAQLGATPINAVEQKAVEEIMNLTHGKGTDRGCECVGYQCCDKHGHEANYLTMNNLVASTKATGGIGVVGVFVPEDPGAKNDLAKEGKMAFDFGAFWFKGQQIRTGQANVKAYNRRLAELIQHGRAKPSQIISHRLKLAEGPDAYKHFDARDDGWTKVVLKPAA, from the coding sequence ATGAAAGCAATCGTGTACAACGGCCCACGTGACGTAGCGGTCAAGGATGTGCCGGACGCAAAAATCGAAAAGCCTACGGATGTGCTGGTACGCATCACGACGACCAACATCTGCGGTTCTGATTTGCACATGTACGAAGGCCGCACCTCATTTGAAGCCGGGAGAGTGTTTGGCCACGAAAATCTCGGTGAGGTCATCGAGGTTGGGGCAGGGGTCGACCGGGTCAAGGTCGGTGATCGGGTCTGCCTACCTTTCAATATCGGCTGTGGGTTCTGTGAGAACTGTGAAAAAGGCCTCACTGGGTTTTGCCTTACAGCGAACCCTGGTGCTGCGGGCGCCGCTTACGGTTTTGCCGACATGGGCCCTTATCAGGGCGGGCAGGCTGAGCTGCTGCGTGTGCCTTATGCGGACTTCAACTGCTTGATACTGCCGGAGGACGCCCAGGAGCGTGAAGACGACTACGTCATGCTCTCGGATATTTTTCCCACCGGTTGGCATGCAACAGAACTGGCCGGCCTGCTTCCGGGTGAGAGCATTGCGATTTACGGCGCGGGGCCTGTCGGCCTGATGGCGGCCCATTCGGCAATCATCAAAGGCGCGTCTCAGGTGTTCGTCATCGACAACCAACCGGATCGGCTGCAACTTGCCGCGCAGCTGGGGGCAACCCCAATCAATGCAGTCGAGCAAAAAGCAGTCGAAGAGATCATGAACCTTACCCACGGCAAAGGCACCGACCGGGGCTGTGAGTGCGTGGGCTACCAGTGCTGCGACAAGCATGGCCATGAAGCGAACTACCTCACCATGAACAACCTGGTCGCTTCCACCAAGGCTACCGGTGGCATTGGCGTAGTAGGCGTGTTCGTGCCTGAAGACCCTGGTGCGAAGAACGACTTGGCGAAAGAGGGCAAGATGGCCTTCGATTTCGGTGCGTTCTGGTTCAAGGGCCAGCAGATCCGCACAGGTCAGGCGAACGTGAAGGCCTACAACCGTCGTCTTGCAGAGCTCATCCAGCATGGGCGTGCCAAGCCTTCCCAGATTATCTCTCATCGTTTGAAGCTTGCTGAAGGCCCAGATGCCTACAAGCACTTCGATGCGCGGGATGATGGCTGGACGAAAGTGGTGCTCAAGCCTGCGGCGTGA